The proteins below come from a single Natranaerofaba carboxydovora genomic window:
- a CDS encoding glutaredoxin family protein: MAKATIYTKTGCPYSRIALKYYNKKGFEIEEINTSYDEIARQKVIKEYKADKVPVIFENDKLVSIGFRGGG, encoded by the coding sequence TTGGCAAAAGCTACTATCTATACAAAAACAGGTTGCCCCTACAGTAGGATTGCTTTGAAATATTATAATAAAAAAGGATTTGAAATTGAAGAAATAAATACCTCCTATGATGAAATTGCGAGGCAAAAAGTGATTAAAGAATACAAAGCAGATAAAGTGCCTGTGATTTTTGAAAATGATAAACTGGTATCAATAGGATTTAGGGGAGGAGGATGA
- the floA gene encoding flotillin-like protein FloA (flotillin-like protein involved in membrane lipid rafts) translates to MLEGGFITLLILVILAVLALAIVFSFIPLGLWISALAAGVKIGIFTLVGMRLRRVVPAQVVKPLIKATKAGIDLNVNKLEGHNLAGGNVDRVVNALIAAQRAEIPLSFERASAIDLAGRDVLQAVQMSVNPKVIETPIVAAVAKDGIEVKAKARVTVRANIDRLVGGAGEDTIIARVGEGIVTTIGSAKNHKEVLENPDNMSHTVLNKGLDAGTAFEILSIDIADVDVGKNIGAALQTDQADADKRIAQAKAEERRAMAIAHEQEMRASVQEKRAKVVEAEAEVPLAMAEALKSGNLGVMDYHSLKNIQADTEMRNYISGTKDEDSGSGDTPHYRPKIDKDKDEDE, encoded by the coding sequence ATGCTAGAAGGTGGTTTTATAACTCTTTTGATTTTGGTAATACTTGCTGTATTAGCCCTTGCGATTGTTTTTAGTTTTATACCCCTTGGTTTGTGGATTTCGGCACTTGCTGCCGGGGTCAAAATTGGGATATTTACCCTTGTAGGGATGCGGCTTAGAAGGGTAGTTCCTGCTCAGGTAGTAAAGCCTTTGATTAAGGCTACTAAAGCAGGGATTGATTTGAATGTAAATAAGTTAGAGGGACATAACCTTGCCGGAGGTAATGTTGATAGGGTAGTAAATGCTTTGATTGCTGCTCAAAGGGCTGAGATACCTCTAAGTTTCGAGAGAGCGTCAGCTATTGACTTAGCCGGTAGGGACGTTCTTCAGGCTGTGCAGATGAGTGTTAACCCAAAAGTTATTGAAACTCCTATAGTTGCTGCCGTTGCAAAGGATGGTATCGAGGTTAAAGCAAAGGCAAGAGTCACAGTTAGGGCAAATATAGACAGACTTGTTGGTGGTGCTGGTGAAGATACCATTATAGCCAGGGTAGGAGAAGGTATTGTTACAACAATTGGTTCGGCCAAAAATCATAAGGAAGTCTTAGAAAATCCAGATAACATGTCTCATACGGTTTTGAATAAAGGTTTAGATGCAGGAACTGCTTTTGAGATTTTGAGTATTGATATTGCTGACGTGGATGTTGGTAAAAACATTGGAGCAGCGCTTCAAACAGACCAGGCTGATGCAGATAAGAGAATTGCCCAGGCTAAAGCTGAGGAACGCCGTGCAATGGCTATAGCACATGAGCAGGAGATGCGAGCTTCTGTTCAGGAGAAGCGGGCTAAAGTTGTTGAAGCAGAAGCTGAAGTGCCCCTTGCCATGGCAGAAGCACTTAAATCTGGTAATCTAGGGGTGATGGACTATCACAGCCTAAAGAATATCCAGGCTGATACCGAGATGAGAAACTATATCTCTGGAACTAAAGATGAAGATAGTGGAAGTGGAGATACGCCGCATTATCGACCCAAAATAGATAAAGATAAGGATGAAGACGAATAA
- a CDS encoding tryptophan-rich sensory protein, translating to MDARIRSYTNITALVVMLIVNFVASNFSINNLSTEEVSEIYPVLFTPAGYVFAIWGLIYLLLIGFVIYQALPEQANNSMINSIGFLFAVSSLLNVIWIFLWHYLIIPLSLLVMLLLLATLIVIYFKINDEKLHVSKLDRILVKLPFNIYLGWIGVATIANFNILLNDLGILGIGTVGSMIWTMLMIAIGAFIALAITQKRGDYIIALVFAWAFIGIGVRNGSEYILVTITAWAAAIAIIFFLGWITATGQAQKNL from the coding sequence TTGGATGCGCGGATTAGGTCATACACAAATATTACTGCACTGGTGGTTATGCTTATAGTTAATTTTGTAGCTTCAAATTTTTCAATAAACAACTTATCAACAGAAGAAGTATCAGAAATTTATCCGGTACTTTTTACGCCTGCGGGGTATGTGTTTGCTATCTGGGGTTTGATATATCTATTATTAATTGGATTTGTAATCTACCAGGCATTGCCAGAACAGGCAAATAACTCAATGATTAATTCTATTGGTTTTTTGTTTGCTGTAAGTAGTCTATTAAATGTTATTTGGATCTTTTTATGGCATTATCTTATAATACCTTTATCATTGCTTGTTATGCTGCTCTTATTAGCAACACTTATAGTAATTTATTTTAAAATTAATGATGAAAAGCTTCATGTAAGTAAATTAGATCGCATATTAGTTAAATTACCATTTAATATATACTTAGGATGGATTGGTGTGGCAACTATTGCTAACTTTAATATATTATTAAATGACCTAGGCATACTTGGGATAGGAACAGTAGGGTCTATGATATGGACCATGCTTATGATTGCTATAGGTGCTTTTATAGCTTTGGCAATAACTCAAAAACGTGGGGATTATATAATAGCACTTGTATTTGCATGGGCTTTTATCGGTATAGGAGTAAGAAATGGTAGTGAGTATATTTTGGTAACAATAACTGCCTGGGCAGCAGCTATAGCAATAATCTTCTTTTTGGGTTGGATAACTGCTACAGGTCAGGCCCAAAAGAATTTGTAA
- a CDS encoding 4Fe-4S binding protein, which yields MEFLTKVLDRRKFLKTSGAGIALTAVGMSLSGCGSEEAAMAEGELGTPKKVLTVDNTRCVGCRRCEFTCSVRNTGNSGSVVSGIKVDRNYNFGPEQNNLGIAKTEGKYGNGRVMPENCNQCKDPVPCAEVCPQDAIVNEENTGARMVSEDDCIGCGECVKACPWEMITIDPDNGVAAKCFLCYGSPQCATECPVGAIELMTWRDLSDRFPVRNYSSIFK from the coding sequence ATGGAATTTTTGACTAAAGTATTGGATAGGAGAAAATTTTTAAAAACCAGTGGAGCAGGTATAGCGTTAACTGCTGTTGGAATGAGTTTAAGTGGCTGTGGAAGTGAAGAAGCAGCAATGGCTGAAGGAGAATTAGGTACTCCGAAAAAAGTTTTAACCGTTGACAACACTCGCTGTGTTGGATGTAGAAGGTGTGAGTTTACTTGTTCTGTAAGAAATACTGGAAACTCAGGCAGTGTTGTATCAGGAATTAAAGTTGATAGAAATTACAATTTTGGACCCGAACAAAATAATTTAGGAATTGCTAAAACTGAAGGTAAGTATGGAAATGGTAGAGTAATGCCGGAAAACTGTAATCAATGTAAGGATCCTGTGCCTTGTGCAGAAGTATGTCCACAGGATGCAATTGTTAATGAAGAGAATACTGGAGCTAGGATGGTAAGTGAAGATGATTGTATTGGTTGTGGGGAATGTGTAAAAGCTTGTCCATGGGAAATGATAACCATCGATCCAGATAATGGAGTGGCCGCAAAATGTTTCCTTTGCTATGGATCACCTCAGTGTGCAACTGAGTGTCCGGTAGGAGCTATAGAGTTAATGACCTGGAGAGATTTATCTGACAGATTTCCAGTAAGAAATTATAGTTCTATTTTTAAGTAA
- the fdhD gene encoding formate dehydrogenase accessory sulfurtransferase FdhD, protein MELPICNEAPVDLIVNDNKIVTFMCTPQNLKELTVGYLYSRGIIKSIADILVLGACDDMREVHVKISGQLKKEQIGLGVVLSGCGSGGGNFFDKEKLQSWTVDSNFSISTVNLREFFKEMNDRAELYNQTGGMHSAGVISENELVLVQEDVGRHNSVDKAIGKGLFLGLDPSKHGIITTGRLSSDLVLKSIGAGYSLVATRSIPTTMAYDMAKETGIILIGRGARKSPYVYTQSQKISLDDENIEKGEAK, encoded by the coding sequence ATGGAGCTACCTATCTGCAATGAAGCGCCTGTAGATTTGATTGTAAATGACAATAAAATAGTAACATTTATGTGTACTCCGCAGAATTTAAAAGAACTTACCGTAGGTTATCTCTATAGCAGAGGGATAATAAAAAGTATAGCTGATATTTTGGTACTTGGAGCTTGTGATGATATGAGAGAAGTACATGTAAAAATATCAGGCCAGCTTAAAAAAGAACAGATTGGACTAGGAGTAGTACTAAGCGGCTGTGGGAGTGGTGGAGGCAATTTTTTTGATAAAGAAAAATTGCAAAGTTGGACTGTTGATTCAAATTTTAGTATTTCGACTGTTAACTTAAGAGAATTCTTTAAAGAAATGAATGATAGAGCAGAGCTGTATAATCAAACCGGGGGAATGCACAGCGCAGGTGTTATTAGTGAAAATGAATTAGTACTGGTCCAAGAAGATGTGGGTCGTCATAATTCAGTGGATAAAGCGATAGGAAAAGGGTTATTTTTAGGGCTAGATCCTTCTAAACATGGGATAATTACCACTGGCAGATTATCTTCAGACCTTGTGCTAAAATCGATTGGTGCTGGATATTCTTTAGTGGCAACAAGGAGTATACCTACTACGATGGCTTATGATATGGCCAAAGAAACAGGAATTATTCTAATTGGCCGTGGGGCAAGGAAATCTCCTTATGTATATACACAGTCTCAAAAAATATCCCTAGATGATGAAAATATTGAAAAAGGCGAGGCAAAGTAG
- a CDS encoding radical SAM protein: MALPLERGKRLLGEKIFQQVINYLEKDPYNNLNTVLDLVQKAPVASHHKEIFMSMKEQIENSHVKQEYVRRIFDNISSRALRGTVLNFFLNSMLLGVPKQYRWAEELGVDVPYAILIDPTSRCNLNCIGCWAGAYDNYDALTFEEVDRIITEAKELGIYLIAMSGGEPYLWPDIFKLFEKHDDVVFMTYTNGTLFNKKRAKKLGELGNVSPAISIEGWREVTDYRRGEGTFDKIMQAMDNLREEGVPFGFSVTLTSKNCEEVMTSDFIDLMVEKGALYGWSFHYIPIGKDPDFSLMLSAEQRRWLVDQVRRLREEKPIQFADFWNDGVAMQGCIAGGRRYFHITSKGDVEPCAFIHFSTDNIKGKSLKEVLQTPLFKSYQKRQPFSDNMLRPCPLIDVPHQLREIIKESGAEPTHPGADDVLKGMEAEKMEKVAASWEEVAEKESLKESVENCRRVDPDECKRIGDNL, translated from the coding sequence GTGGCTCTTCCATTAGAAAGAGGTAAGAGGTTATTGGGGGAAAAAATTTTTCAACAAGTGATAAATTATTTGGAGAAAGATCCTTATAATAATTTAAATACAGTTCTAGATCTTGTGCAGAAAGCTCCTGTGGCTTCGCATCATAAAGAAATCTTTATGAGCATGAAAGAACAGATAGAAAATAGTCACGTAAAGCAGGAATATGTCAGAAGAATCTTTGATAATATTAGTTCTAGGGCTTTAAGAGGGACAGTACTTAATTTTTTCCTAAATTCTATGCTTCTTGGAGTACCAAAACAATATAGATGGGCAGAAGAGTTAGGAGTAGATGTACCTTATGCAATCTTAATTGACCCCACAAGTCGTTGTAACCTAAATTGTATTGGTTGTTGGGCAGGGGCTTACGATAATTATGATGCCTTAACTTTTGAAGAAGTTGATCGTATAATAACTGAGGCTAAAGAACTTGGGATATACCTTATTGCTATGTCGGGTGGAGAGCCTTATTTATGGCCTGATATTTTTAAATTGTTTGAAAAACATGATGATGTTGTATTTATGACTTATACTAATGGTACTCTGTTTAACAAGAAAAGAGCTAAAAAACTAGGTGAGCTTGGTAATGTTAGTCCGGCAATTAGTATAGAAGGATGGCGTGAAGTTACAGATTATAGAAGAGGAGAAGGCACTTTTGACAAGATAATGCAAGCAATGGATAACTTAAGAGAAGAAGGAGTGCCCTTTGGCTTTAGTGTTACTCTTACAAGCAAGAACTGCGAAGAAGTTATGACTAGTGATTTTATTGATCTGATGGTAGAAAAAGGAGCATTGTATGGCTGGTCATTTCACTATATTCCAATAGGCAAAGATCCTGATTTTTCATTAATGTTAAGTGCAGAGCAAAGACGTTGGCTGGTAGATCAGGTGCGCCGTCTGCGCGAGGAAAAGCCCATACAGTTTGCTGACTTTTGGAATGATGGTGTGGCAATGCAGGGATGTATCGCAGGGGGGAGGAGGTACTTTCATATAACTTCTAAAGGAGATGTAGAACCTTGTGCATTTATCCATTTCTCTACAGATAATATCAAAGGAAAATCTTTAAAAGAGGTATTACAAACACCGCTATTTAAGTCCTATCAGAAAAGACAGCCCTTTAGTGATAATATGTTAAGGCCATGTCCTTTAATTGATGTGCCTCATCAACTTAGAGAAATTATTAAAGAATCAGGAGCAGAGCCAACTCATCCAGGGGCGGATGATGTTCTCAAAGGTATGGAAGCAGAGAAAATGGAAAAGGTTGCGGCTTCATGGGAAGAAGTTGCAGAGAAAGAATCATTAAAAGAAAGTGTAGAAAATTGTAGACGGGTTGATCCTGATGAATGTAAGCGTATAGGAGATAATTTGTAA
- a CDS encoding aldehyde ferredoxin oxidoreductase has product MANGGWTGKILRVNLTDRTVTEESTEKYKDYLGGMGIGYKVLWDEVPADVEAFDEENKLVFGVGPLTGSGTICSGRTTIVSLYPGTPNHLPTDSHMGGHWGPELKFAGWDSIIIEGKADSLVWLRIEDDKVTIEDASRLEQQGIYRTTTEICEIMGPEAQVAAIGQAGENMVNMSVIMNSWCHSAGGHGGVMGSKNLKAVGVRGTGTVKVADPAKWRECDDDTFYIIGSNNQGVVPTQPQYWSEWYGNGSRWYATPGMTWGAANPPVVLPDTNPNLDNWKNTVGYRCQKAQQDLTSEAEKYTVKMDGCYSCPIRCMGVVEVPQMEEYGLPRWAANTCLGWSGRLSAGGPRYISRLIGKHLADDYGTWCNYGQIFRDVVWAYENGHWKEHLPEDEYNEIPWDMLEDENPEFMFEHFRRVAFKEGEYGRIMGLGSYWIAKELGFSDEYYHGDEDGEGTNIWNPALGFPRHHSSESYAQVGALINMVQANFHAQNHTHQNLKNSGLPNEYENKAVKNIPMVGLDGAIDPDGHYSPMNEAKAKYAKFSIIRNVLHDALTLCNWMWPWQVSPREDLDFMGDTAMEAKYMTAVTGEEYTEDELDEIAERLWTLHRLYTLKRAGYTNMRKEHDEKVADWVFDRDPDMEPFEEGTLKMDRDDLLGTGLDMFYEEMGWDKETGIPTRQTLERLGLSYAADELGI; this is encoded by the coding sequence ATGGCTAACGGAGGTTGGACTGGAAAGATATTAAGAGTTAACCTTACAGATCGTACAGTTACAGAAGAAAGTACAGAAAAATATAAAGATTACCTTGGTGGAATGGGTATAGGATATAAAGTTTTATGGGACGAAGTTCCTGCTGATGTAGAGGCTTTTGATGAAGAAAATAAATTAGTATTTGGTGTAGGTCCTTTAACTGGCAGCGGAACGATCTGTAGCGGAAGAACTACCATTGTTTCCTTGTATCCAGGAACACCTAATCATCTGCCTACAGACAGTCATATGGGAGGTCACTGGGGACCTGAGCTAAAATTTGCAGGCTGGGATTCAATTATTATAGAAGGAAAAGCTGATTCTCTGGTTTGGTTAAGAATAGAGGATGATAAGGTTACTATTGAAGATGCAAGTAGACTTGAGCAGCAAGGAATTTATCGTACAACCACTGAAATATGTGAGATCATGGGGCCAGAAGCTCAAGTAGCTGCTATCGGTCAGGCTGGAGAGAACATGGTTAACATGTCAGTAATAATGAACAGTTGGTGCCATTCTGCAGGCGGTCATGGCGGTGTTATGGGTTCAAAGAACCTAAAAGCTGTTGGTGTAAGAGGAACTGGAACAGTAAAAGTAGCAGATCCTGCAAAGTGGAGAGAATGTGATGACGATACGTTTTATATAATCGGGTCGAACAACCAGGGCGTTGTACCGACACAGCCTCAGTACTGGTCAGAATGGTACGGTAACGGCAGTCGTTGGTATGCTACTCCTGGAATGACATGGGGAGCAGCTAACCCTCCAGTTGTATTACCAGATACTAATCCTAATTTAGATAATTGGAAAAATACTGTAGGTTATAGGTGTCAAAAAGCTCAGCAGGATTTAACTAGTGAAGCTGAAAAGTATACAGTGAAGATGGACGGATGCTATTCTTGTCCGATTAGATGTATGGGTGTTGTTGAAGTGCCGCAGATGGAAGAATATGGGCTGCCCAGATGGGCTGCTAACACATGTCTTGGATGGTCTGGAAGGCTTTCTGCTGGTGGGCCAAGATATATTTCAAGACTTATAGGAAAACATTTGGCTGATGACTATGGCACTTGGTGTAACTACGGACAGATATTCAGAGATGTTGTTTGGGCATATGAAAATGGTCACTGGAAAGAGCACCTTCCAGAAGATGAGTACAATGAAATTCCTTGGGACATGCTAGAAGACGAGAATCCAGAGTTTATGTTTGAGCATTTCAGGAGAGTTGCCTTTAAGGAAGGTGAGTATGGCAGAATTATGGGTCTAGGCTCGTACTGGATTGCAAAGGAACTAGGTTTTAGTGATGAGTATTATCATGGTGACGAAGATGGTGAAGGTACGAATATTTGGAATCCTGCGCTAGGTTTTCCAAGGCATCACTCTAGTGAGTCTTATGCACAAGTAGGAGCATTAATAAACATGGTACAGGCAAACTTCCATGCCCAAAACCATACACATCAAAACCTAAAGAACTCTGGACTACCAAATGAATATGAGAACAAAGCAGTAAAGAATATTCCAATGGTAGGCTTGGATGGAGCAATAGACCCTGATGGACATTATAGCCCGATGAATGAAGCAAAAGCCAAATATGCTAAATTTAGTATAATAAGGAATGTACTGCATGATGCACTAACTCTATGTAACTGGATGTGGCCATGGCAGGTATCTCCAAGGGAAGATTTAGATTTCATGGGAGACACAGCTATGGAAGCTAAGTATATGACTGCTGTAACTGGTGAAGAGTATACAGAGGATGAACTAGATGAAATTGCAGAGAGATTATGGACACTACACAGGTTATATACTCTTAAGAGAGCAGGATATACAAATATGAGAAAAGAACATGACGAAAAAGTAGCAGACTGGGTTTTCGACAGAGACCCTGACATGGAACCATTTGAAGAAGGTACCCTTAAAATGGATAGGGATGATTTACTTGGAACAGGTCTAGACATGTTCTACGAAGAGATGGGTTGGGATAAAGAGACTGGAATCCCAACTAGACAAACTCTTGAGAGATTAGGACTTAGCTATGCTGCAGATGAGCTAGGAATTTAA
- the mobA gene encoding molybdenum cofactor guanylyltransferase, with the protein MTGIILAGGDSKRMGKNKALLDLCGKPLIEWVFENIKQVTDEVIIVTDKPHLYENIPAKKISDKISCEGKNPLVGIYSGLCVSNSRYNIAVACDMPFISISLARAMFEEANKGQHEVVVPHIDGHLEPLCAVYHRETRFLIEDWLKRGKFKIPDIYEHFKTKFLSEKFCLNYDPELYSFLNLNYPSDFDKAKEICKERAKKL; encoded by the coding sequence ATGACTGGCATAATTTTGGCAGGTGGAGATAGTAAAAGGATGGGGAAAAATAAGGCTTTATTAGATTTATGTGGGAAGCCTTTGATTGAGTGGGTTTTTGAAAATATCAAACAGGTTACAGATGAAGTTATAATTGTTACAGACAAACCACATTTGTATGAAAATATTCCAGCCAAAAAAATATCTGATAAAATATCATGTGAAGGAAAAAATCCTCTGGTAGGAATATATTCCGGGCTTTGTGTTTCTAACAGTAGATATAATATTGCTGTTGCATGTGATATGCCTTTTATTAGTATTAGCCTGGCCAGGGCTATGTTTGAAGAAGCAAATAAAGGACAGCACGAAGTTGTTGTTCCTCATATTGATGGACATCTTGAACCACTTTGTGCTGTATATCATAGAGAAACAAGGTTTTTGATTGAAGATTGGTTGAAGAGAGGAAAATTTAAAATTCCCGATATATATGAACACTTTAAGACAAAATTTTTGTCTGAAAAATTTTGTCTTAATTATGATCCCGAACTATATAGTTTTTTGAATTTAAACTACCCCTCTGATTTTGACAAGGCTAAAGAAATTTGCAAAGAAAGAGCAAAAAAATTGTAA
- a CDS encoding aldehyde ferredoxin oxidoreductase: MAINGGWTGKVLRVNLSDGSITEESTEKYKDYLGGMGLGYKVIWDEVPEGISAFDEENKIVFGVGPLTGSGVGCSGRTNITSLMPTVPGHLVADSHMGGHWGPELKFAGWDSIIIEGKADKPVWLKIENENVSIEDASSIWGNGIFRATTEITQIMGPEARVAAIGQAGENEVPMATILNDGSHSAGGHGGVMGSKKLKAIGVKGNNPVRVADPEKWRELDEELMEVIGSNNQHVVPTTPQAWAEYHDSGTRWWAYDGNYWQQADPPINTGDCDIYADNWKNTIGYRCHKASDIGAADGQYTVRQGGCHACPVRCHTHAKATELEKYGYSSYKSNTCVGWFAHTAGWWQGDSADPTIARMLGSQLADDYGIWDNYMLTGNTFGYMYREGLFEEILPEDEYEDIPWDKMEAGDPEFLIDIYKRIAFKEGEISKLGWGTGAVAKEWGIADNPKFWEEAAVYNPKLFYRQHHAHETYNQVGALLNVMFNRDAQLHTHVNLFGCGLPHEYHEKAMEQIHMVGSGDAVDEPGDYTPVNEYKAKYAVWSIVRNLLHDSLTLCNWMWPMQVSPRKERDYMGNTALEADFMTAVTGEEYTEEELDDIGMKLFTLHRALTVKQMGTVDMRNEHDVFSDWIFEETDMEEDDLQEGLTLIYRVMGWCEETGAPTRESLENYGLGYVADELADKNLLP, encoded by the coding sequence ATGGCGATAAATGGAGGCTGGACCGGTAAGGTATTAAGGGTTAACTTATCAGATGGTTCAATAACTGAGGAAAGTACAGAGAAATATAAAGACTATCTAGGTGGAATGGGACTTGGCTATAAAGTGATTTGGGATGAAGTTCCCGAGGGTATTAGCGCATTTGATGAAGAAAACAAAATAGTGTTTGGGGTTGGACCTTTAACTGGCAGTGGTGTAGGTTGTAGTGGAAGGACAAATATTACTTCGTTAATGCCAACTGTTCCTGGCCATCTTGTAGCTGACAGTCATATGGGAGGTCATTGGGGGCCAGAGCTAAAGTTTGCAGGATGGGATTCAATTATTATTGAAGGAAAGGCAGATAAGCCTGTATGGTTAAAAATAGAAAATGAAAATGTATCAATAGAAGATGCAAGTTCAATTTGGGGCAATGGTATATTTAGAGCCACTACCGAAATAACTCAGATTATGGGACCTGAAGCTCGTGTAGCAGCAATCGGTCAAGCGGGGGAAAATGAAGTTCCTATGGCTACAATTTTGAATGATGGTAGTCATTCTGCTGGTGGACATGGTGGAGTAATGGGGTCCAAAAAACTCAAAGCTATTGGCGTTAAAGGTAATAACCCTGTTAGAGTAGCAGACCCTGAAAAGTGGAGAGAGCTTGATGAAGAACTTATGGAAGTTATTGGTTCTAACAACCAGCACGTAGTTCCTACTACTCCTCAGGCATGGGCAGAATATCATGATTCAGGTACCAGGTGGTGGGCATATGACGGCAACTACTGGCAGCAGGCAGATCCGCCGATAAATACTGGAGACTGCGATATTTATGCTGATAACTGGAAAAACACAATAGGGTATAGATGCCACAAAGCTAGCGATATAGGAGCGGCAGATGGGCAATATACGGTAAGGCAGGGTGGATGCCATGCATGTCCTGTTCGTTGTCATACTCATGCTAAGGCTACTGAGCTAGAGAAGTATGGATACTCAAGTTATAAATCAAATACTTGTGTAGGTTGGTTTGCTCATACAGCAGGTTGGTGGCAGGGAGATTCTGCTGATCCGACTATTGCTAGAATGCTTGGATCACAGCTTGCAGATGATTATGGTATATGGGATAACTACATGTTGACTGGTAATACTTTTGGATATATGTATAGAGAAGGTTTATTTGAAGAGATTCTACCGGAAGATGAGTATGAAGATATCCCATGGGACAAGATGGAAGCCGGGGATCCAGAATTTTTAATTGATATTTATAAAAGAATTGCTTTTAAAGAAGGAGAAATTTCAAAACTAGGCTGGGGTACAGGAGCAGTAGCAAAAGAATGGGGCATTGCAGATAATCCAAAATTCTGGGAAGAAGCTGCAGTATATAATCCAAAGTTATTCTATAGACAGCATCACGCTCATGAAACATACAATCAGGTTGGTGCACTATTGAACGTAATGTTTAATAGAGATGCGCAGCTTCATACTCATGTAAACTTATTTGGCTGTGGGCTACCCCATGAATACCATGAGAAGGCTATGGAGCAAATTCACATGGTAGGGTCTGGAGATGCAGTTGACGAACCAGGAGATTATACCCCTGTTAACGAATACAAAGCTAAGTACGCTGTATGGAGCATTGTTAGAAACCTTCTACACGACTCCCTTACTCTTTGTAACTGGATGTGGCCTATGCAGGTATCACCAAGAAAAGAAAGAGACTATATGGGTAATACAGCCTTAGAAGCTGATTTTATGACTGCAGTAACGGGCGAGGAGTATACAGAAGAAGAACTAGATGATATTGGCATGAAGCTATTTACCTTACATCGTGCATTAACAGTTAAGCAGATGGGAACAGTTGATATGAGAAATGAACACGATGTTTTCAGCGACTGGATCTTTGAAGAAACTGATATGGAAGAAGATGACCTACAAGAAGGTTTGACACTTATTTATAGAGTAATGGGTTGGTGCGAAGAGACAGGAGCACCAACGAGAGAGTCTCTAGAAAATTATGGTTTAGGATATGTAGCTGATGAATTAGCAGACAAAAATCTGCTTCCCTAA
- a CDS encoding 4Fe-4S dicluster domain-containing protein: protein MKLFAKCLNRRSFLKTSGAGIALTALGLSLSSSEVHAANDFDVPEKILSVDTTRCTGCRKCEIVCSVLNRGNSNPKTSGIKVGRNYGFGQGSSNMGMWNGEGQYGNFRIVPETCNQCKEPVVCADVCPQDAIVEDENTGARIVNEDECIGCEQCVKACPWEMIKVDPVDGIAAKCNLCFGSPQCAANCPTEAIKLISWRDLSGRTPIRNYSSIL from the coding sequence ATGAAATTATTTGCAAAATGCCTTAATAGGAGGAGCTTTTTAAAAACTAGTGGGGCTGGTATTGCGTTGACTGCTTTGGGTTTAAGCCTGTCTAGCAGTGAAGTTCATGCTGCAAATGACTTTGATGTGCCTGAAAAAATATTGTCAGTAGATACTACACGCTGTACCGGTTGTAGGAAATGCGAGATCGTTTGTTCAGTATTAAATAGAGGCAACTCAAACCCAAAAACGTCAGGTATAAAAGTTGGTAGAAACTATGGTTTTGGACAAGGTTCTTCAAATATGGGGATGTGGAACGGTGAAGGTCAATATGGTAACTTCCGTATAGTACCAGAAACTTGTAATCAGTGTAAAGAGCCTGTTGTTTGTGCTGATGTATGCCCTCAAGATGCTATAGTTGAGGACGAAAATACGGGGGCAAGAATTGTAAATGAAGATGAATGCATTGGCTGTGAGCAGTGCGTTAAAGCTTGCCCGTGGGAAATGATAAAAGTAGATCCTGTGGATGGTATAGCTGCGAAATGTAACTTGTGTTTTGGCTCACCTCAATGTGCAGCTAACTGTCCTACAGAAGCTATTAAACTTATCTCATGGAGAGATCTTTCAGGTAGAACGCCAATTAGAAATTACAGCTCTATACTATAA